In the genome of Lathyrus oleraceus cultivar Zhongwan6 chromosome 4, CAAS_Psat_ZW6_1.0, whole genome shotgun sequence, the window GTTATGGAACAGGAAATGCTGCGACAGCAGGCTGTAAATGTTGTTGCTGCTCGCCTTAGTAGGGCGGAACCACCTCTTAGAAAGGAGGTAGTTGAGTACATGTCTGACACAAAGTCTCATCTCTGGAGCATGAGACGCAGCAAAGCAAATTTCTACCGTTTGATGTCGGGGTTTTCAGGATTTCTTTCTGTAGGGCGATGGCTAGGGGAAGTTTCCACCTGGAAGCATCCTATGACAACGGTGCTGGTGCACATTCTTTTTCTGATGCTTGTGTGTTTCCCTGAACTTATCATGCCAACCATGTTTCTCTACGTGTTTGTTATTGGCATGTGGAACTGGAGATTCCGCCCGAGACACCCTCCTCACATGAACTCCAAACTCTCTTACACAGATGGAGTGACCACAGATGAACTTGATGAGGAATTTGATACATTCCCTTCCACAAAGAGCCCTGATATTGTGCTATGGAGGTACGGTCGCTTAAGAAGTGTGGCTGGAAGGGTTCAGAGTGTTGTTGGAGATTTAGCTACTCAAGGAGAGAGAGTCCAAGCACTTGTTAGCTGGCTTGATCCTCGCCCCAGCTCCATGTTCATGGCGTTTTGCCTTGTGTCTGCTGTTGTGTTGTATATGACACCCTTCCAGATTCCTATTCTTATAGGTGGATTTTACTTTTTGAGACACCCGATGTTCCGGAGTAAGGTACCACCGGCACCGGTTAACTTCTACCGCAGGTTACCTGCCCTCACCGATAGCATGCTGTAAATGGTATCTGTTGTGCTTGGTTCTGAAGTTTACCTGCTGAAAGTGACGGTGTGTGATTCTAGCATTGAGTTTTTGGCAGTGACTGTAAAATCCTTGGAGCTATCTTATCTAATCATGTCTTTGTTGTATTTTAGTGTTGAGTACAATTGGTGGAGATGTATGTATCATGCTGTGGTAAGCTTTAGTGCAGTTTTATGCTTACAAGCCTCTGCTATAGTAGCATTTAGTTTTATGCCATTAGGAACCAT includes:
- the LOC127075946 gene encoding FT-interacting protein 3 is translated as MLHPSGVKKMGEPNLAIRFSCYSMVDLMQMYFKPHLPKMHYKRPLNVMEQEMLRQQAVNVVAARLSRAEPPLRKEVVEYMSDTKSHLWSMRRSKANFYRLMSGFSGFLSVGRWLGEVSTWKHPMTTVLVHILFLMLVCFPELIMPTMFLYVFVIGMWNWRFRPRHPPHMNSKLSYTDGVTTDELDEEFDTFPSTKSPDIVLWRYGRLRSVAGRVQSVVGDLATQGERVQALVSWLDPRPSSMFMAFCLVSAVVLYMTPFQIPILIGGFYFLRHPMFRSKVPPAPVNFYRRLPALTDSML